In bacterium, a single genomic region encodes these proteins:
- a CDS encoding WG repeat-containing protein: MKTSVQSLMVVVWFLVVLSGCSRSESPTLFSIYEKGKYGFIDRNGAVAIVPKYDAVREFSDGMAAVRVGNQWGLVDPKGQHAIAPKYSELGKLSDNRACAKEGGKYGYVDAKGVMVIAPQYDGASDFSDGRAAVKQGDKWGFIDAQGKMITAFEFRLAQDFSRGYAAVAVDRKWGFIDKSGKIAVEARYDSALSFSEDMAPVKSGGKWGYIDTKGKIHINPSFGAALPFSGKLACVLVNGLYGFVDTQGRVTIPAVFRRATDFSNGIAAVDSGRGWQYIRRDGRVAFDSHFAEAHAFRGDLALVGADTCSMYIDGSGKTVWRGQCRPTGIQRDNNSTPLFPVLRDNLWGLADAHGTLHISAQYQEVGRFGENMLPVKSQGHWGYIDSAGSVVVPLNFDAANPFSEGLAAVKKDDRWGYIDCHGQTVIPFQYATANGFAGGLATASLGASPDKVVFIDKSGHVAIADDFADAANFCDGFALVRKDSCYFIDCTGQPVFGRSFDDALAFSDGLAAVRLHNKWGYIDVHGQIAVSPQYDEAKRFCNGFGPVRKDSRWGFIREDGTLAIEHRFLDAEAFGCGRAAVRTSSGWGFIDKQGRIVIKAEHDFVESFNNGIGIIGTVNTASETKYKQFSQDAGMGTMFFMLRKVEKHVTKSRMYVDSTGTQITLASKAFSVQ, encoded by the coding sequence ATGAAGACATCAGTCCAATCTTTGATGGTGGTTGTTTGGTTTCTCGTGGTCCTGTCGGGATGCTCTCGAAGTGAATCGCCAACATTGTTTTCGATCTATGAAAAGGGCAAGTATGGCTTTATCGACCGAAACGGAGCAGTTGCAATCGTGCCGAAATATGACGCAGTCAGAGAATTCTCTGACGGGATGGCTGCCGTTCGTGTAGGGAATCAATGGGGTCTGGTCGATCCAAAGGGACAGCACGCGATTGCGCCGAAGTATTCCGAGCTTGGCAAACTTTCGGACAACAGAGCTTGCGCGAAAGAAGGTGGGAAATATGGCTATGTGGACGCCAAAGGAGTTATGGTGATCGCGCCGCAATATGACGGAGCTAGCGACTTTTCGGACGGTAGGGCAGCGGTGAAGCAAGGAGACAAATGGGGTTTCATAGATGCACAAGGGAAGATGATAACCGCCTTCGAATTCCGTCTTGCTCAAGACTTCTCACGTGGCTATGCTGCGGTCGCGGTTGATCGCAAGTGGGGATTCATCGACAAGTCCGGAAAAATTGCCGTCGAGGCGAGGTATGATTCGGCGCTCTCCTTTTCAGAGGACATGGCACCTGTAAAATCTGGTGGAAAGTGGGGTTACATAGACACGAAGGGTAAGATTCACATCAACCCTTCGTTCGGTGCCGCATTACCATTCTCAGGAAAACTTGCTTGTGTTCTGGTCAATGGGTTGTATGGCTTTGTAGACACACAGGGACGTGTAACAATTCCAGCCGTATTCCGACGCGCTACGGATTTCAGCAATGGGATCGCCGCCGTGGATAGCGGGCGCGGGTGGCAGTATATACGCAGAGACGGAAGAGTCGCGTTCGACAGTCACTTTGCAGAAGCGCATGCGTTTCGAGGGGATCTTGCCTTGGTCGGAGCGGACACGTGCAGCATGTATATCGACGGGTCAGGTAAGACGGTATGGCGAGGTCAGTGTCGACCGACTGGCATCCAGCGAGATAACAACTCTACGCCTCTGTTTCCTGTTCTTCGGGATAATCTATGGGGCCTCGCCGACGCTCATGGCACACTTCATATCTCCGCACAATATCAAGAAGTCGGCAGATTCGGGGAGAATATGTTACCGGTGAAGTCCCAAGGACATTGGGGATATATTGACTCTGCAGGATCTGTGGTTGTCCCATTGAACTTCGATGCTGCCAATCCGTTCTCGGAAGGGCTGGCAGCAGTGAAGAAGGATGATCGCTGGGGTTACATCGATTGTCATGGCCAGACCGTGATACCCTTCCAATATGCCACCGCGAACGGATTCGCTGGTGGTTTAGCCACTGCCAGTCTCGGTGCCAGTCCTGATAAAGTTGTTTTCATCGACAAGAGTGGTCACGTGGCAATTGCGGACGACTTCGCCGATGCGGCGAATTTCTGTGATGGTTTCGCGTTAGTACGGAAGGACAGTTGCTATTTCATTGATTGCACTGGCCAACCAGTGTTCGGAAGATCCTTTGATGATGCACTCGCCTTTTCTGATGGTCTAGCTGCAGTACGTTTGCATAACAAGTGGGGCTACATTGACGTCCATGGTCAGATAGCGGTTTCACCACAGTACGATGAAGCGAAGCGCTTCTGCAACGGCTTTGGACCCGTTAGGAAAGACTCGAGGTGGGGTTTTATCCGCGAAGACGGAACGCTTGCGATAGAGCATCGATTCCTAGACGCTGAAGCGTTTGGCTGCGGCCGCGCGGCTGTCAGAACTTCTTCCGGTTGGGGATTCATTGACAAGCAAGGGCGCATTGTTATCAAGGCTGAGCACGATTTTGTAGAAAGCTTCAACAATGGAATCGGCATCATCGGAACAGTTAACACTGCGAGCGAGACTAAGTACAAACAGTTTTCACAAGACGCCGGAATGGGCACGATGTTTTTCATGCTACGGAAGGTAGAGAAGCATGTTACCAAGTCCAGAATGTATGTTGATTCTACCGGTACACAAATCACCTTGGCAAGCAAAGCGTTCTCGGTCCAATAG
- a CDS encoding ThiF family adenylyltransferase: MDNSLRFLRQADAVDMSRLTSLGVTLIGLGSIGSFTALGLGKIGVCGLQAWDADVVSPENVSCQLYGDDHIGMTKAGAMLQLMEQLGGHTPNATAQLYTDQPLTEVVISAVDSMSARKQIWQSVRQKPDVKLYIDSRMALQTLVVYCVRPGIREERVAYSQTIVPDSETLQEPCTNRSIGYTSMMAGSILTGMIRRYVNAEALPFRLVLDLATFTLMTD, translated from the coding sequence ATGGACAACAGTCTCCGGTTCCTTCGCCAGGCAGATGCTGTCGACATGTCCCGCCTGACCTCGTTGGGTGTGACGCTGATTGGCCTGGGCAGCATCGGTTCGTTTACTGCCCTTGGGCTTGGGAAAATTGGTGTTTGCGGTTTACAAGCCTGGGATGCCGATGTGGTCAGCCCTGAAAACGTGTCTTGCCAGTTATATGGCGACGATCATATCGGCATGACCAAGGCCGGTGCGATGCTACAGTTGATGGAGCAACTCGGTGGCCACACACCGAATGCAACGGCGCAGCTCTACACCGATCAGCCTTTGACAGAAGTCGTGATCTCGGCAGTGGACAGCATGTCGGCTCGCAAACAGATCTGGCAATCGGTGCGGCAGAAGCCGGATGTGAAACTGTACATCGATAGCCGCATGGCTCTGCAGACACTAGTAGTATACTGTGTACGGCCGGGGATCCGGGAAGAACGTGTGGCTTACAGCCAAACGATTGTGCCGGATTCGGAAACACTGCAGGAGCCCTGCACCAATCGCAGCATCGGATACACCTCGATGATGGCCGGCAGCATCCTGACCGGCATGATTAGGCGCTATGTGAATGCGGAAGCGTTGCCCTTCCGCCTGGTTCTTGATCTGGCAACATTCACTTTGATGACTGACTAA
- a CDS encoding MoaD/ThiS family protein produces MRVKVLCLGRAAKEIEIGEGTTVEAAIQQAGFPKDSSYTRHVNGSPAFDSDVLTEGSVLTLVPQVKGGDQ; encoded by the coding sequence ATGCGTGTGAAGGTGTTGTGTTTAGGACGCGCCGCGAAGGAGATCGAAATTGGTGAAGGCACCACCGTGGAAGCCGCGATCCAACAGGCCGGTTTCCCCAAGGACAGTTCGTACACGCGGCATGTGAACGGCAGTCCGGCATTCGACAGTGATGTGCTGACCGAAGGGTCGGTGCTGACCCTCGTCCCCCAGGTGAAAGGCGGAGATCAGTAG
- a CDS encoding tyrosine-type recombinase/integrase: MNKPTKPAVRSRINRSGTRSYFIDYYHPETGVRMREVVGPRKDDATRRSVDVYNELIAVYVGEPTKKASEISLPDLVEAFMRAKKGRVSDATMTRYNILSRHFVDFMARAYPTVERVRDIRRATVEEFLEAMREGGQEPKTLNVQLYHVKALFKHAVEEGLLAENPAYRIKPFRNIKVGEAAPYWTEDEVHQILGQAEQPYRDIYEFLYYTGLRKAELMYLTWNDVNLKGPAPTITVQAKEGWSPKTMKRRIIPLNEAAVAIIKRQSKSPAHNYVFTGVEGGQVHRDRVYHALKEILRDLGLEGDVHQWRHTFASHLVMKGVGIETVSKLLGHTTIEMTMKYAHLAPDHLSAAVKLLQLSETKPLK, from the coding sequence ATGAATAAGCCAACCAAGCCCGCTGTGCGATCGCGTATCAACCGCAGCGGCACAAGAAGCTATTTTATTGACTACTACCACCCCGAAACCGGCGTACGTATGCGAGAAGTGGTAGGACCCCGAAAAGATGATGCGACCAGACGGTCCGTAGATGTTTACAATGAACTCATAGCGGTGTACGTCGGAGAACCGACCAAGAAGGCCAGCGAAATAAGCCTTCCGGATCTGGTGGAAGCATTCATGCGAGCGAAGAAGGGCCGTGTATCGGATGCTACGATGACGCGGTATAATATTTTGTCACGTCATTTCGTTGACTTCATGGCACGTGCTTATCCTACTGTGGAAAGAGTGCGAGATATTCGGCGTGCCACTGTTGAAGAGTTCCTGGAAGCGATGCGCGAAGGTGGCCAAGAGCCCAAGACGCTGAACGTACAACTGTACCATGTCAAGGCGCTATTCAAGCATGCTGTCGAGGAAGGGCTGCTCGCCGAAAACCCTGCGTATCGGATAAAGCCGTTCCGCAACATCAAAGTCGGCGAAGCCGCGCCTTATTGGACGGAAGACGAAGTCCATCAAATTCTTGGACAGGCGGAACAACCTTACCGTGACATCTACGAGTTCCTGTATTACACGGGCCTTCGTAAAGCGGAGTTAATGTACTTGACGTGGAACGATGTGAACCTAAAGGGCCCAGCGCCTACAATTACCGTGCAGGCGAAGGAAGGGTGGTCGCCAAAGACGATGAAGCGCCGGATCATCCCGCTGAATGAAGCGGCTGTGGCCATTATCAAGCGTCAGTCCAAATCGCCTGCGCACAATTACGTCTTCACAGGTGTCGAAGGAGGGCAAGTGCATCGTGACCGGGTGTATCACGCGTTGAAGGAAATACTTCGCGATTTGGGCTTGGAAGGCGATGTGCACCAGTGGCGGCATACATTTGCGAGTCACTTGGTAATGAAGGGAGTCGGCATAGAGACAGTGTCGAAACTGCTGGGGCACACGACAATTGAAATGACCATGAAATACGCCCATCTCGCTCCAGACCATCTCTCTGCTGCGGTCAAGTTGCTACAACTGTCGGAAACGAAACCACTGAAGTGA
- a CDS encoding ester cyclase has translation MSADSNKALVQRHFDEVLNACSLAAVDEIYSDGVVFHGPQGVICGRGAIKEWIGMMHYSFEGFCAEVGLMIAEEDRVVAKVTARAFHAKPFMGMPASLRHVVMPMTLIFRVENDKIAELENVYDSKGFSEDLGAPVPLMKKL, from the coding sequence GTGTCCGCAGACTCGAACAAGGCACTGGTGCAGCGGCATTTTGACGAGGTATTGAACGCGTGCAGCCTCGCGGCGGTGGACGAAATCTATTCCGACGGCGTTGTGTTTCACGGCCCGCAGGGGGTCATCTGCGGCCGGGGCGCTATCAAAGAGTGGATTGGCATGATGCACTATTCTTTTGAAGGCTTTTGCGCCGAAGTGGGACTGATGATCGCCGAAGAGGACCGCGTGGTGGCCAAAGTCACGGCGCGGGCCTTCCATGCCAAGCCCTTTATGGGAATGCCTGCCTCCCTGCGGCACGTGGTTATGCCGATGACGCTGATTTTCCGTGTGGAAAACGACAAAATCGCCGAACTTGAGAACGTCTACGATTCCAAGGGATTCTCAGAGGATCTGGGAGCCCCTGTTCCTTTGATGAAAAAGTTGTAA
- a CDS encoding ester cyclase produces the protein MPDTDIKTVAEQFVDRVLRARELEAIEEYCSPQLVCHLPEGAMMGPAGLKRVLAAGLLAFPDVRVSLDLCIREGCHVACRLTVRATFTGRFGEVMPNGRKMSLTQLWLFHFEGLTIAEIEVAYDTRRVREQLGAWLPNHLKH, from the coding sequence ATGCCTGATACGGACATAAAAACGGTCGCGGAACAGTTCGTCGACCGCGTATTGCGGGCGCGCGAGTTGGAGGCCATCGAGGAGTACTGCTCGCCGCAACTGGTTTGCCACCTGCCGGAAGGCGCTATGATGGGTCCGGCAGGACTCAAGCGCGTGCTCGCTGCAGGTCTGCTGGCCTTTCCCGATGTGCGCGTGTCGCTGGATCTCTGCATTCGCGAAGGATGCCACGTTGCCTGCCGTCTCACGGTGCGCGCAACCTTTACGGGCCGCTTCGGTGAGGTGATGCCCAACGGACGAAAAATGTCCCTGACGCAGCTTTGGCTGTTTCATTTCGAAGGGCTGACCATCGCCGAAATCGAAGTCGCCTATGATACGCGGCGGGTGCGCGAGCAACTCGGGGCCTGGCTCCCCAACCATTTGAAACATTGA
- a CDS encoding ester cyclase, protein MSAQSNRTGVVRYFEELVNQNRLDLLDEMMTPDIFYHGPINVVKGLTSVKGWLGEWTRAFPDCTYVVEYVVCDDERAMCRAVMRGTHSDAFRGVAATGRRVALPTAFSMQFAADRIRDIEAFYDTRLLFEQLGVALPAALNISRE, encoded by the coding sequence ATGTCAGCACAGAGCAACCGTACGGGTGTGGTGCGCTACTTTGAAGAGCTGGTGAATCAGAACCGGCTCGATCTGTTGGATGAAATGATGACGCCCGACATCTTCTATCACGGGCCCATCAATGTGGTGAAGGGACTGACGTCGGTCAAGGGCTGGCTGGGGGAGTGGACCCGCGCTTTTCCGGATTGCACCTACGTCGTCGAATATGTTGTCTGTGATGACGAGCGCGCCATGTGCCGCGCGGTCATGAGGGGAACCCACAGCGATGCGTTTCGCGGTGTCGCCGCCACCGGACGGCGGGTCGCTTTGCCAACGGCTTTCAGCATGCAGTTTGCCGCGGATCGAATCAGAGACATCGAAGCCTTTTACGATACCCGGCTGCTGTTCGAACAATTGGGTGTGGCTCTGCCGGCGGCGCTCAATATCTCCCGGGAATAA
- a CDS encoding DUF1801 domain-containing protein, which translates to MVKRASCGDINVREVDEYIGKLPWEQQELAGALRKLVLSASPRLEETIKWGKPWFCCGDDTVCYLAAQKDYINFGFARGAELADPDGLLEGSGKGMRHIKVKTMKDVRRRPLTALVKEAVKLCNAGKTVRRMPARTVSQPDED; encoded by the coding sequence ATGGTGAAGCGAGCTTCATGCGGCGATATCAATGTGCGCGAAGTCGATGAGTACATTGGGAAACTTCCGTGGGAACAGCAGGAACTGGCCGGCGCGCTGCGCAAGTTGGTTCTAAGTGCTTCCCCGCGGCTGGAAGAGACGATCAAGTGGGGCAAGCCTTGGTTCTGCTGCGGCGACGACACGGTCTGCTACCTCGCGGCGCAAAAGGATTACATCAACTTCGGCTTTGCCCGCGGCGCGGAACTCGCGGACCCCGACGGCCTGCTCGAAGGCAGCGGCAAAGGCATGCGGCACATCAAGGTCAAGACTATGAAAGATGTCCGCCGCCGTCCGCTGACCGCACTGGTCAAGGAAGCCGTGAAACTGTGCAACGCCGGCAAAACCGTGCGCCGGATGCCTGCCCGCACCGTATCGCAGCCCGACGAGGACTAA
- a CDS encoding creatininase family protein gives MPLFSDMSFKDMQDYLARDDRVLLPIGATEEHGPHLGLGTDYLEAEAIAVGAGQISGVAVAPTLAYGESCAMMGFSGTLTLRPATLTAVLEDLFRASYHHGFRRILVVNGHGGNIASLSNAVQTVAQDLPGLRLKVFSWWLDAEVNRVVVEMMGEQQGSHASAAETAFMLAVRPAGVKLERLSGRDAPVKPSRDVPTVQTFAGLYPDGIMGLNPHRATREAGEALLKKSIEICVREAMQW, from the coding sequence ATGCCCCTCTTCTCGGACATGTCCTTCAAAGACATGCAGGACTATCTGGCGCGCGATGACCGTGTCCTTTTGCCGATCGGTGCCACCGAAGAGCATGGCCCGCATCTGGGGTTAGGCACGGATTACCTCGAGGCAGAGGCCATAGCGGTCGGAGCCGGTCAGATCAGCGGCGTGGCGGTTGCGCCCACGTTGGCTTACGGCGAATCCTGCGCTATGATGGGGTTTTCCGGCACGCTGACGCTGCGTCCGGCCACGCTGACCGCCGTGCTCGAGGACCTGTTCCGCGCATCTTATCATCATGGGTTCCGCCGCATTCTGGTGGTGAATGGCCACGGCGGCAACATCGCCTCGCTTTCCAACGCCGTGCAGACGGTGGCGCAGGACCTGCCGGGTCTGCGCCTGAAGGTCTTCTCATGGTGGCTGGATGCCGAAGTCAATCGCGTCGTAGTCGAGATGATGGGCGAGCAGCAGGGATCGCATGCATCCGCGGCGGAAACCGCGTTTATGCTCGCCGTGCGGCCTGCGGGAGTTAAACTCGAGCGGCTTTCGGGACGCGATGCGCCGGTGAAGCCGTCGCGCGACGTGCCCACCGTGCAGACGTTCGCCGGGCTTTATCCCGACGGTATCATGGGGCTGAATCCCCACCGGGCCACGCGCGAGGCGGGGGAAGCGCTGCTCAAAAAGTCGATTGAGATCTGTGTGCGGGAAGCAATGCAGTGGTAA
- the yedF gene encoding sulfurtransferase-like selenium metabolism protein YedF: MSKTIVINSEVLGHGDDELGDKLMRAFLRTLLNAENKPDKLVFYNSGVRLLADGSPVLDLLNELNQMGVLLVACGTCVGHFRLDDKIARERVSNMQEIVKILLDSQSVVTV, encoded by the coding sequence ATGAGCAAGACCATTGTGATCAACAGCGAGGTTCTCGGCCACGGGGACGATGAACTCGGCGACAAGCTGATGCGGGCCTTTTTGCGCACGCTTCTAAATGCTGAAAATAAGCCGGATAAGCTTGTTTTTTACAATTCTGGTGTTAGATTATTGGCCGACGGCTCACCCGTTCTGGACCTGCTGAATGAGCTGAACCAGATGGGTGTACTGCTGGTGGCCTGCGGCACCTGTGTCGGACACTTCCGACTGGACGACAAAATTGCCCGTGAGCGGGTCAGTAACATGCAGGAAATTGTGAAGATCCTGCTGGACTCGCAGAGCGTGGTCACCGTTTAA
- a CDS encoding aldo/keto reductase encodes MPQLNHYRLLGRSGLRVSPLCLGTMTFGTEWGWGADKDECRRMFDLYAERGGNFVDTANRYTEGTSETFVGEFLEGRREQFVLATKFTVFTREGDPNSAGNSRKNMVQSVEASLRRLRTEYIDLYWMHAWDAMTPIEETMRGLDDLVRAGKILYVGVSDTPAWKVSQANTLATLRGWSPFIGLQVRYSLADRDIERELVPMARELGIGITPWGALGAGVLTGKYNAPHSNGEKPRLEVTGAAQGLTERKLHLAAEVQRIAKDDSRSPAQIALAWVLAQPGVTSVILGARNVQQLEDNLACLDFMLSSDLLTHLNEISRIEMGFPHDFLASEGVQKLLTAGAVIEKR; translated from the coding sequence ATGCCTCAATTGAATCATTATCGCCTGCTGGGACGCAGCGGTCTGCGCGTCTCGCCGCTCTGTCTGGGTACCATGACGTTCGGCACCGAGTGGGGTTGGGGTGCCGACAAGGATGAGTGCCGCCGCATGTTTGATCTGTATGCGGAGCGCGGCGGAAATTTTGTGGACACCGCCAACCGCTACACCGAAGGCACCAGCGAAACCTTCGTCGGCGAATTTCTCGAAGGCCGCCGCGAGCAGTTTGTGCTGGCCACCAAGTTTACGGTCTTCACCCGCGAGGGCGATCCCAACTCGGCGGGCAACAGCCGCAAGAACATGGTGCAGTCGGTGGAAGCCAGTCTGCGCCGCCTGCGCACCGAGTACATCGACCTCTACTGGATGCACGCCTGGGATGCGATGACGCCCATCGAAGAGACCATGCGGGGGCTCGACGATCTGGTGCGCGCGGGCAAAATCCTGTATGTCGGCGTCTCCGACACACCGGCCTGGAAAGTCTCTCAGGCCAACACGCTGGCCACCTTGCGCGGCTGGTCGCCCTTCATCGGCTTGCAGGTGCGCTACAGCCTTGCCGACCGTGACATCGAACGCGAACTTGTGCCCATGGCGCGGGAATTGGGAATCGGCATCACACCGTGGGGCGCCCTCGGCGCGGGGGTGCTGACCGGAAAATACAATGCGCCGCACTCCAACGGCGAGAAACCGCGACTGGAAGTCACCGGCGCGGCGCAGGGTCTGACGGAGCGCAAACTGCACCTGGCCGCCGAGGTCCAGCGCATTGCCAAGGATGACAGCCGTTCGCCCGCGCAAATCGCTTTGGCTTGGGTCCTCGCCCAGCCGGGAGTCACCAGTGTGATTCTCGGTGCGCGCAACGTGCAGCAATTGGAAGACAATCTTGCCTGTCTCGATTTTATGCTCTCTTCCGATCTGCTCACTCATCTCAATGAGATCAGCCGCATCGAAATGGGCTTCCCCCACGATTTCCTCGCATCCGAAGGAGTCCAGAAACTCCTTACCGCCGGCGCCGTCATCGAAAAGAGATAA
- a CDS encoding VOC family protein: protein MPRVVHFDIHAENPERAAQFYRDVFGWTIVKWEGPMEYWLITTGPKEEPGINGGLMKRHGAINGDSVIAYVCTVSVDSVDAYLQKILSHGGSVAMPKMPIPGVGWIAYVKDTDGNIFGIEQNDPAAR from the coding sequence ATGCCCCGAGTCGTACATTTTGACATTCATGCGGAGAATCCCGAACGCGCTGCGCAATTCTACCGGGATGTGTTCGGCTGGACCATCGTCAAGTGGGAAGGGCCGATGGAGTACTGGCTGATTACCACCGGACCCAAAGAGGAACCCGGTATTAACGGCGGCCTGATGAAACGCCACGGCGCGATCAACGGCGACAGCGTCATCGCCTATGTCTGCACCGTGTCCGTGGACTCGGTGGACGCCTACCTCCAGAAGATCCTCTCCCACGGCGGCAGCGTGGCCATGCCCAAGATGCCCATCCCCGGTGTCGGCTGGATCGCCTACGTCAAGGACACCGACGGCAACATCTTCGGCATCGAGCAGAATGACCCCGCCGCGCGCTAA
- the corA gene encoding magnesium/cobalt transporter CorA, translated as MPHRHRKRRSQKAGLPPGTPVATGEVKSPHTVITALHYTPGSITERELQNVEEVSGWLGREGVLWLDVSGLGDVQALEQIGKQFNLHPLIVEDIVNTDQRPKFEDYGSVFYIVIRLIAYGNSETDVQTDQISLVVGQNFVLSFKEQPNAIFQPVRERIRLTQGRIRSTGPDYLCYRLMDAVVDNYFFTLEKLGDETEALEDAILEGADPGDLAEIHRLRRQMIYLRKAVWPLRDVIGVLVHGESPIITRETTVYFRDVYDHAVQAMDTVDTYRDMLSAILDMYLSGVNLRLNAVMKVLTVIATIFLPLSFLASLWGMNFKYMPELSEPWGYPAALALMLCTVAGMLYYFRRKGWM; from the coding sequence ATGCCGCATCGCCACCGCAAGCGGCGCTCACAGAAAGCCGGGCTGCCGCCGGGAACTCCCGTTGCCACCGGAGAGGTCAAGAGCCCGCACACCGTCATTACCGCGCTGCATTACACGCCCGGTTCCATCACCGAGCGCGAGCTGCAAAATGTCGAAGAGGTCTCCGGCTGGCTGGGGCGCGAAGGTGTGCTCTGGCTGGATGTATCCGGCCTCGGCGATGTGCAGGCGTTGGAGCAGATCGGCAAGCAGTTCAATCTGCATCCGCTGATTGTCGAAGACATCGTCAACACCGACCAGCGTCCCAAGTTCGAAGATTACGGCAGCGTCTTCTATATCGTCATTCGCCTGATTGCCTATGGCAACAGCGAGACGGATGTGCAGACCGATCAGATCAGCCTCGTGGTCGGCCAGAATTTCGTGCTCTCTTTCAAGGAGCAGCCGAACGCCATCTTCCAACCTGTCCGCGAGCGCATCCGGCTTACGCAGGGCCGCATCCGGTCCACGGGACCGGACTATCTGTGCTACCGCCTGATGGACGCGGTGGTGGACAACTACTTCTTCACGCTGGAGAAGCTTGGCGATGAAACCGAGGCTCTCGAAGACGCGATCCTCGAAGGCGCGGATCCGGGCGACCTTGCCGAGATTCACCGCCTGCGGCGGCAGATGATCTATCTGCGCAAAGCGGTCTGGCCTCTGCGCGACGTGATCGGTGTGCTGGTGCACGGCGAATCGCCGATCATCACGCGGGAGACGACCGTCTACTTCCGCGACGTCTATGACCATGCGGTGCAGGCCATGGATACGGTGGACACCTACCGCGACATGCTCTCCGCCATCCTCGACATGTATCTGTCCGGCGTGAATTTGCGGCTGAACGCGGTGATGAAGGTGCTCACCGTCATTGCTACCATCTTCTTGCCGCTCTCCTTTCTGGCCAGCCTGTGGGGCATGAACTTCAAGTACATGCCGGAACTGTCTGAGCCTTGGGGCTACCCCGCCGCCCTTGCCTTGATGCTCTGCACCGTCGCCGGCATGCTCTACTACTTCCGCCGCAAAGGCTGGATGTAG